One window from the genome of Moraxella nasibovis encodes:
- the atpD gene encoding F0F1 ATP synthase subunit beta, with protein MSGRIVQIIGAVIDVEFSRGQVPQIFDALQVDGTETTLEVQQQLGDGVVRTIAMGSTEGLKRGLSVSNTGSPISVPVGQATLGRIMDVLGRPIDEAGPVNAAEKWSIHRDAPSYDEQSNSTELLETGIKVIDLLCPFAKGGKVGLFGGAGVGKTVNMMELINNIALKHSGLSVFAGVGERTREGNDFYHEMQEAGVVNTEDFTKSKVAMVYGQMNEPPGNRLRVALTGLTMAEYFRDEKDEATGKGRDVLLFVDNIYRYTLAGTEVSALLGRMPSAVGYQPTLAEEMGILQERITSTQSGSITSVQAVYVPADDLTDPSPATTFAHLDATVVLSRDIASQGIYPAVDPLDSTSRQLDPQVIGEEHYNVARGVQEVLQRYKELKDIIAILGMDELSEEDKMVVYRARKIQRFLSQPFHVAEVFTGAPGKYVALRDTIAGFKSIIEGEYDHLPEQAFYMVGGIDEAIAKAEKLQAA; from the coding sequence ATGAGCGGTCGTATTGTGCAGATTATTGGCGCGGTAATTGACGTTGAGTTTAGCCGTGGTCAAGTGCCACAGATTTTTGATGCATTACAAGTTGATGGCACTGAAACAACTCTAGAAGTACAACAGCAGTTGGGTGATGGCGTGGTGCGTACCATTGCCATGGGTTCAACCGAAGGTTTAAAGCGTGGTTTGTCGGTTTCTAATACTGGCTCACCAATCTCTGTGCCAGTTGGTCAAGCGACTTTGGGTCGTATCATGGATGTGCTTGGTCGCCCAATCGATGAAGCTGGTCCTGTGAATGCCGCTGAAAAATGGTCAATTCACCGTGATGCGCCAAGCTATGACGAACAATCTAACTCAACTGAACTGCTAGAAACTGGCATTAAAGTGATTGACTTGCTATGCCCATTTGCTAAGGGTGGTAAAGTTGGTCTGTTCGGTGGTGCTGGTGTTGGTAAGACCGTTAACATGATGGAACTCATCAATAACATCGCCTTGAAACACTCTGGTCTTTCTGTATTCGCTGGTGTGGGTGAGCGTACTCGTGAAGGTAACGACTTCTACCACGAAATGCAAGAAGCTGGCGTTGTTAATACCGAAGACTTTACCAAGTCGAAAGTAGCGATGGTATATGGTCAGATGAACGAGCCACCAGGAAACCGTTTGCGTGTTGCTTTGACTGGTCTGACCATGGCTGAATATTTCCGTGACGAAAAAGACGAAGCCACTGGCAAAGGTCGTGATGTTCTACTGTTCGTGGACAACATCTATCGTTATACCCTAGCGGGTACTGAGGTATCAGCACTTCTAGGTCGTATGCCGTCTGCGGTAGGCTATCAGCCAACCCTAGCTGAAGAAATGGGTATCTTGCAAGAGCGTATTACCTCTACTCAGTCTGGCTCTATTACTTCGGTACAAGCAGTTTATGTACCTGCGGACGACTTGACCGACCCATCACCAGCAACGACCTTTGCTCACTTGGACGCAACAGTCGTATTGAGCCGTGACATCGCATCTCAAGGTATCTATCCTGCGGTTGATCCACTAGACTCAACCTCTCGTCAGCTTGACCCACAAGTCATCGGCGAAGAGCATTATAATGTCGCTCGTGGTGTACAAGAAGTACTACAACGCTACAAAGAGCTAAAAGACATCATCGCCATCTTGGGTATGGACGAACTGTCGGAAGAAGATAAGATGGTTGTTTATCGTGCTCGTAAGATTCAGCGTTTCTTGTCACAGCCATTCCATGTGGCAGAAGTATTTACAGGCGCACCTGGTAAATATGTGGCATTGCGTGACACCATCGCAGGCTTTAAGTCAATCATCGAAGGTGAATACGATCACCTGCCAGAACAAGCATTCTATATGGTTGGCGGCATTGACGAAGCGATTGCCAAAGCTGAGAAGCTACAAGCAGCATAA
- a CDS encoding F0F1 ATP synthase subunit delta, which translates to MAELSTLARPYAKAAFDYAKEHNVINEWENFLLVTSSIVRDESFSSLLSNPAISAEQKTAVLNDVYGSQTAAQSSDALVNFTKQLSEHDRLALLPEIHTHYSKLKSQELKQVDAYVTSAYPLTEAQRETLQERLAISTGSIVILHEAVDPALLGGATIKVGDKFTDGSVRGKLQQLKTQLTA; encoded by the coding sequence ATGGCTGAACTATCTACCTTAGCAAGACCTTATGCCAAAGCGGCGTTCGACTATGCTAAAGAGCATAATGTGATCAATGAATGGGAAAATTTCCTATTGGTTACAAGCAGTATTGTGCGTGATGAGTCTTTTTCTTCATTACTAAGCAATCCAGCCATTTCTGCAGAGCAAAAGACTGCCGTTTTGAATGATGTCTATGGCTCACAAACGGCAGCTCAATCTTCTGACGCATTGGTGAATTTTACCAAGCAGTTATCAGAGCATGATAGACTGGCTTTATTGCCTGAAATCCATACTCATTACAGCAAACTAAAATCACAAGAGCTAAAACAGGTTGACGCTTACGTTACTTCAGCCTATCCCCTAACTGAAGCCCAGCGTGAAACCTTGCAAGAGCGCCTTGCCATCTCAACAGGCTCGATCGTCATTCTGCATGAAGCAGTGGATCCAGCATTATTGGGCGGCGCAACTATTAAAGTGGGCGACAAGTTTACCGATGGCTCGGTGCGTGGTAAGTTACAACAATTAAAGACTCAACTGACCGCATGA
- the atpB gene encoding F0F1 ATP synthase subunit A, with protein sequence MAAEQTSSDYIAHHLTNWTFGHHPEHGWKVAHDAAEAAEMGFKAIHLDSMLWAIGLGIFFCALFWAVGRKATSGVPSKLQAFVEMIVDFVDNSVRESYNGPSKLIAPLSLTIFVWIFLMNLMDLVPVDWIPVLAQKIGAAMGHDPHHVYFKIVPTTDPNITLGMALGVLILIIGFGLKYKGVGGFIAEFTLHPFSAKNPILQALLIPVNLVLEIVTLLAKPISLGLRLFGNMYAGELIFILIALMPFWIQWALSVPWAIFHILVITLQAFVFMMLTIVYLSLISQTSEH encoded by the coding sequence ATGGCAGCCGAACAGACATCTTCAGATTATATCGCTCACCACTTAACCAACTGGACTTTTGGTCATCACCCAGAGCATGGTTGGAAAGTGGCTCATGATGCCGCTGAAGCCGCAGAAATGGGCTTTAAGGCCATTCATTTGGACTCAATGCTATGGGCTATTGGCTTGGGTATCTTTTTTTGTGCGCTGTTTTGGGCAGTAGGACGCAAGGCAACTTCTGGTGTGCCAAGCAAGCTACAAGCTTTCGTTGAAATGATTGTAGACTTTGTGGACAATAGCGTGCGTGAATCTTATAACGGTCCTTCAAAACTCATCGCACCACTATCCTTGACGATTTTTGTCTGGATTTTCTTGATGAACTTGATGGACTTGGTTCCAGTGGACTGGATTCCAGTGCTTGCGCAAAAAATCGGCGCAGCAATGGGTCATGATCCACATCATGTCTATTTTAAAATCGTCCCAACAACAGATCCGAACATCACTTTGGGTATGGCGCTAGGCGTACTGATCCTAATCATCGGATTTGGTCTTAAATATAAAGGCGTTGGTGGTTTTATTGCAGAGTTTACGCTACATCCATTTAGCGCAAAAAACCCAATCCTACAAGCATTGCTTATCCCAGTGAACTTAGTGCTAGAAATTGTCACTTTGCTTGCAAAGCCAATCTCGCTCGGTCTTCGTTTATTCGGTAACATGTATGCAGGCGAGCTCATCTTTATCCTGATTGCTTTGATGCCGTTTTGGATTCAGTGGGCGCTATCAGTGCCGTGGGCAATCTTCCATATTTTGGTTATTACTTTACAGGCGTTCGTGTTTATGATGTTGACGATTGTTTATCTATCGCTCATCTCACAAACATCAGAACATTAA
- the atpG gene encoding F0F1 ATP synthase subunit gamma, with amino-acid sequence MASLKEIRAKVTSIKSTQKITRAMQMVAASKMRRAQERMEMGRPYAESMSRVITHLVQAQSDYKHPYMVSRPVNRVGFIVVTSDRGLAGGLNINLFKNLLKSVKQYQDQSVEVEFAAIGSKGVSFFKNFGGKVSSVLTDYGDSPSYEKLSTPVQVMLDDYSEGRLDRIYLVYNQFINAMTQKPSVTQLVPLPEGTFDDDMNASHSWDYIYEPDTKTLIDSLMVRYIESIVYQAVLENIASEQSARMVAMKAATDNAGNLIKDLQLVYNKLRQAAITREISEIVGGAAAVS; translated from the coding sequence ATGGCAAGCTTAAAAGAAATACGTGCAAAAGTAACCAGCATTAAAAGCACTCAAAAGATTACCCGTGCAATGCAAATGGTGGCTGCCAGTAAAATGCGCCGAGCTCAAGAGCGCATGGAAATGGGTCGTCCTTATGCCGAAAGTATGTCCCGAGTGATTACGCATTTGGTACAAGCACAATCGGATTATAAGCATCCGTATATGGTAAGCCGTCCAGTCAATCGTGTGGGCTTTATTGTGGTGACATCAGACCGTGGCTTGGCGGGTGGCTTGAACATCAACTTGTTCAAAAATCTGCTAAAATCGGTCAAGCAATATCAAGACCAGTCTGTCGAAGTTGAATTTGCAGCCATCGGTTCTAAGGGCGTGAGCTTCTTTAAGAACTTTGGCGGTAAAGTAAGTTCGGTATTGACAGATTATGGCGACAGCCCAAGCTATGAGAAGCTTAGCACCCCAGTGCAAGTCATGTTGGATGATTATAGCGAAGGTCGCCTAGATCGCATTTACTTGGTGTATAACCAGTTCATCAATGCCATGACGCAAAAACCGTCAGTAACTCAGCTGGTGCCACTGCCAGAAGGCACATTTGATGACGACATGAATGCGTCGCATAGCTGGGATTATATTTATGAGCCAGACACCAAGACCTTGATTGACAGCTTGATGGTTCGCTATATTGAGTCTATTGTTTATCAAGCGGTACTCGAAAACATCGCTTCTGAGCAATCAGCCCGTATGGTGGCAATGAAGGCTGCGACGGATAACGCTGGCAATTTAATTAAAGATTTACAGTTGGTTTATAACAAGCTGCGTCAAGCGGCGATTACCCGAGAGATTTCGGAAATCGTTGGCGGTGCTGCCGCTGTTTCTTAG
- the atpE gene encoding F0F1 ATP synthase subunit C has translation MDPVIAQYTLLAVAILIGLGALATGIGFALLGGKFLESTARQPELGSQLQTKMFIVAGLLDAVPMIGVGIAMLLLFANPFA, from the coding sequence ATGGATCCAGTAATCGCTCAGTACACTCTACTTGCAGTGGCTATTCTAATCGGTCTTGGCGCACTAGCTACCGGTATCGGTTTTGCTCTACTAGGTGGTAAATTCCTAGAAAGTACCGCTCGCCAACCAGAACTAGGTTCTCAACTTCAAACCAAAATGTTCATCGTGGCAGGTCTTCTGGATGCTGTACCAATGATCGGTGTTGGTATCGCCATGCTACTTCTATTCGCCAACCCATTCGCATAA
- a CDS encoding F0F1 ATP synthase subunit B, with protein MNINATLLGQLISFAIFVLFCMKFVWPPLIGAINERQRKIEEGLNAAEKAKADLASAEQQVEQEFAAAKFEAASIIERANKTANQMIEDAKAQARLEGERIIAQAHATVEQEAAQTREQLRSQVAHLAVLGAEKILQSKVNEQEHADMLNQLAAKL; from the coding sequence ATGAATATTAATGCTACACTTCTCGGTCAGTTGATTAGCTTTGCGATTTTCGTGTTGTTTTGCATGAAATTCGTATGGCCGCCACTGATCGGCGCCATCAATGAGCGCCAAAGAAAAATCGAGGAAGGCTTAAACGCCGCCGAGAAAGCCAAAGCAGACTTAGCTTCTGCCGAGCAGCAAGTAGAGCAAGAGTTTGCTGCTGCCAAGTTTGAAGCTGCTTCTATCATTGAGCGTGCGAATAAAACTGCCAATCAAATGATCGAAGATGCGAAGGCGCAAGCTCGCTTAGAAGGCGAGCGCATCATTGCACAGGCTCATGCAACCGTTGAGCAAGAAGCTGCTCAAACTCGTGAACAACTTCGTTCTCAGGTTGCTCACTTAGCAGTCCTTGGTGCAGAAAAGATTTTGCAAAGCAAAGTCAATGAACAAGAACATGCTGACATGCTAAACCAGCTTGCGGCTAAGCTGTAA
- a CDS encoding ATP synthase subunit I encodes MTAPARRSQKQQVYQAQKHAVWWLLGMTALAAAIEMLMSGGAGSWVITKSVALGAVLNFVAHGTFTWVAYRTTGAKARQQVMLNMYLGQMLKWLITLAGFALIFIYAKPIHAALVAAAYFVMQLCCLVGLMKVR; translated from the coding sequence AAAAACAGCAGGTCTATCAAGCTCAAAAGCACGCCGTGTGGTGGCTGCTTGGCATGACAGCTTTGGCGGCTGCCATAGAGATGCTGATGAGTGGCGGGGCGGGCAGCTGGGTCATCACCAAAAGCGTGGCACTTGGTGCAGTGCTGAATTTTGTTGCCCACGGCACATTTACTTGGGTGGCTTATCGGACGACAGGCGCAAAAGCACGCCAGCAGGTCATGCTGAATATGTATCTGGGTCAGATGCTAAAATGGCTCATTACTTTGGCAGGTTTTGCGCTGATTTTCATTTATGCTAAGCCCATCCATGCCGCTCTTGTCGCCGCCGCTTATTTTGTCATGCAGCTGTGCTGTTTGGTCGGCTTGATGAAGGTTCGCTGA
- the atpA gene encoding F0F1 ATP synthase subunit alpha codes for MQQLNPAEISNLIKQRIQDLDVSATAKTEGVIVSVSDGIVQIHGLEEAMYGEMIEFEGNVYGMALNLEQDSVGAVVLGDYLSLQEGQKAYCTGRILEVPVGPELLGRVVDALGNPIDGKGPINAKLTDKVEKIAPGVIARQSVDEPVMTGYKAVDTMIPIGRGQRELIIGDRQTGKTALAIDAIIAQKDSGIKCVYVAIGQKRSTIANVVRKLEETGALAYTTVVVASASEPAALQYIAPYSGCTMGEYFRDRGEDALIVYDDLSKQAVAYRQISLLLRRPPGREAYPGDVFYLHSRLLERASRVNADYVEAFTNGEVKGKTGSLTALPIIETQAGDVSAFVPTNVISITDGQIFLESNLFNSGIRPAVNAGISVSRVGGAAQTKIIKKLSGGIRTALAQYRELAAFAQFASDLDDATKQQLEHGERVTELMKQKQYAPMSIADQAAVIYASNEGYLADVPVEKVGAFEEALLRHLRAEQGALMDEIDRTANYNDDIEGRLKAAIESFKASASY; via the coding sequence ATGCAACAATTGAATCCAGCTGAAATCAGCAATCTGATTAAGCAGCGTATTCAAGACCTTGACGTCAGCGCAACTGCAAAAACTGAAGGCGTAATCGTCAGTGTCTCGGATGGTATTGTGCAGATTCATGGCTTAGAAGAAGCCATGTATGGCGAGATGATTGAGTTTGAAGGCAATGTCTATGGTATGGCATTGAACCTTGAACAAGATTCAGTGGGTGCGGTTGTCCTAGGCGACTACCTAAGCCTACAAGAAGGTCAAAAAGCATATTGCACAGGTCGTATTTTGGAAGTTCCAGTAGGTCCTGAGCTACTGGGTCGTGTCGTTGATGCATTGGGCAACCCAATTGACGGCAAAGGTCCAATCAACGCCAAACTGACTGACAAAGTCGAGAAGATCGCCCCAGGCGTTATCGCTCGTCAATCAGTTGATGAACCTGTAATGACTGGTTATAAAGCGGTTGATACCATGATTCCTATTGGTCGTGGTCAGCGTGAGCTTATCATTGGCGACCGTCAAACTGGTAAAACAGCACTCGCCATCGACGCCATCATCGCTCAAAAAGATTCTGGCATCAAATGTGTGTATGTTGCCATCGGTCAAAAACGCTCTACCATCGCTAATGTGGTGCGTAAGCTAGAAGAGACTGGCGCATTGGCTTATACTACTGTTGTTGTGGCGTCTGCTTCTGAGCCTGCGGCACTTCAATACATCGCACCTTACTCAGGCTGTACGATGGGTGAATACTTCCGTGATCGTGGTGAAGATGCATTGATCGTTTATGATGATCTGTCTAAGCAAGCGGTTGCTTATCGTCAAATCTCGCTACTACTACGCCGTCCACCAGGGCGTGAAGCGTATCCGGGCGATGTTTTCTATCTACATTCTCGCCTATTGGAGCGTGCCTCTCGTGTGAATGCTGACTATGTAGAAGCATTTACTAACGGCGAAGTAAAAGGTAAAACTGGTTCTTTGACTGCCTTGCCAATCATCGAAACGCAAGCAGGTGACGTATCAGCATTCGTACCTACCAATGTGATCTCTATTACTGACGGTCAGATTTTCCTTGAATCCAACCTATTCAACTCAGGTATCCGTCCTGCGGTGAACGCTGGTATCTCGGTATCTCGTGTTGGTGGTGCAGCTCAAACCAAGATCATCAAAAAGCTGTCAGGCGGTATCCGTACGGCTCTAGCTCAGTATCGTGAATTGGCAGCATTTGCTCAGTTTGCTTCTGACCTTGATGATGCAACCAAGCAGCAGCTTGAACACGGTGAGCGTGTGACTGAGCTGATGAAACAAAAGCAGTATGCACCTATGTCTATCGCTGACCAAGCGGCTGTGATTTATGCATCAAACGAAGGCTACTTGGCTGATGTACCTGTTGAGAAAGTAGGTGCTTTTGAAGAAGCGCTACTACGCCACTTGCGTGCAGAGCAAGGTGCATTGATGGATGAGATTGACCGCACTGCAAACTACAACGATGACATCGAAGGTCGTCTAAAAGCAGCGATTGAGTCATTTAAAGCCTCAGCCAGCTACTAA